From a region of the Gordonia sp. PP30 genome:
- a CDS encoding FAD-linked oxidase C-terminal domain-containing protein: MPDVSELSQRLPSGMVVTDPEILAAYRQDRAQDPEAGTPLALVRPRTTDDVQTAVRWCAEHGVPIITRGRGTSLSGGATAVDGALMITTEKMRGVTVDTTTRTAVCAPGMLNAEVKVAAAEHGLWYPPDPSSFEICSIGGNAATNAGGLCCVKYGVTVDYILGMQVVLADGRAVRLGGKQLKDSAGLSLTRLFVGSEGLLGIITEVTVRLLPAQAPASTVVGIFPSVRAASQAVIAVTAQTRPAMLEFMDSTSINAVEDVLKMGLDREAGAMLIAQSDAPGPAGAAEITLIEEAFRVCGAGEVFATDDPDESEAFTQARRIAIPAVERKGSLLLEDVGVPLPALPDLVDGVAAIAADNGVTIAVIAHAGDGNTHPLIVFDPADPDEARRAQLAFDQVMGLAVEMGGTITGEHGVGRLKKGWLPAQLGDDVMELTATIKHALDPQGLLNPGVML; encoded by the coding sequence ATGCCCGACGTCAGCGAACTGAGCCAACGACTCCCGAGCGGCATGGTGGTGACCGACCCGGAGATCCTCGCCGCCTATCGCCAGGACCGCGCACAGGATCCCGAGGCCGGCACACCGCTCGCCCTGGTCCGGCCGCGCACCACCGACGACGTCCAGACCGCCGTGCGCTGGTGCGCCGAGCACGGTGTCCCGATCATCACCCGCGGCCGGGGCACCAGCCTGTCCGGCGGCGCCACCGCCGTCGACGGCGCCTTGATGATCACCACCGAGAAGATGCGCGGCGTCACCGTCGACACCACGACCCGCACCGCCGTCTGCGCGCCCGGCATGCTGAACGCCGAGGTCAAGGTTGCGGCCGCCGAGCACGGCCTCTGGTATCCGCCGGACCCGTCGTCGTTCGAGATCTGTTCCATCGGCGGCAACGCGGCGACCAACGCGGGCGGCCTGTGCTGTGTGAAGTACGGCGTCACCGTCGACTACATCCTCGGCATGCAGGTGGTGCTGGCCGACGGCCGGGCGGTCCGGCTCGGCGGCAAGCAGCTGAAGGACAGCGCGGGGCTCTCGCTGACCCGCCTGTTCGTCGGCAGCGAGGGGCTGCTCGGCATCATCACCGAGGTCACCGTCCGGCTGCTCCCCGCGCAGGCCCCGGCCAGCACCGTGGTCGGGATCTTCCCGAGTGTCCGCGCCGCGAGCCAGGCGGTGATCGCGGTGACCGCGCAGACCCGTCCGGCGATGCTCGAGTTCATGGATTCGACGTCGATCAACGCCGTCGAAGACGTGCTCAAGATGGGCCTGGACCGCGAGGCCGGCGCCATGCTGATCGCCCAGTCCGACGCGCCCGGCCCCGCCGGTGCCGCGGAGATCACCCTGATCGAGGAGGCCTTCCGCGTCTGCGGCGCCGGGGAGGTCTTCGCCACCGACGACCCCGACGAGTCCGAAGCCTTCACCCAGGCCCGGCGCATCGCGATCCCGGCCGTCGAGCGCAAGGGCTCGCTGCTGCTGGAAGACGTCGGCGTCCCCCTGCCCGCGCTGCCCGACCTGGTCGACGGGGTGGCGGCCATCGCCGCCGACAACGGCGTCACCATCGCGGTGATCGCCCACGCCGGCGACGGCAACACGCACCCGCTGATCGTGTTCGATCCGGCCGACCCCGACGAGGCACGACGCGCTCAGCTCGCCTTCGACCAGGTGATGGGCCTGGCCGTCGAGATGGGCGGCACTATCACCGGCGAGCACGGTGTCGGTCGTCTCAAGAAGGGCTGGCTGCCCGCGCAGCTCGGCGACGACGTGATGGAGCTGACCGCGACCATCAAGCACGCGCTCGACCCGCAGGGGCTGCTGAACCCCGGCGTCATGCTCTGA
- a CDS encoding LysE/ArgO family amino acid transporter, producing the protein MNTALLVAATGLATTLGLIAAIGPQNLFVLRQGLTATHVLPVIALCTVSDAILILAGTAGLGAVVTSHPGVVDGLRYLGGAYLLVLGALAARRCVRPVAAAAAPDLGAATSAGLWAVLGTAAAMTWLNPHTYLDTVVLIGSLANSHGSTLRWVFALGACAGSVLWFVALGKGASRMSPLFRSPRAWRVLDAVVAVVMGGMGIALIAAS; encoded by the coding sequence GTGAACACCGCGCTCCTCGTCGCCGCCACCGGACTGGCGACCACCCTCGGCCTCATCGCCGCCATCGGCCCGCAGAACCTCTTCGTGCTGCGCCAGGGCCTCACCGCGACGCACGTGCTGCCGGTGATCGCGCTGTGCACCGTGAGCGACGCGATCCTGATCCTCGCCGGGACCGCCGGACTCGGCGCGGTGGTCACCTCGCATCCCGGCGTCGTCGACGGTCTCCGCTATCTCGGCGGCGCCTACCTGCTGGTGCTGGGGGCACTCGCCGCCAGACGCTGCGTGCGACCCGTCGCGGCGGCCGCCGCACCGGACCTCGGTGCGGCGACGTCGGCCGGACTGTGGGCGGTCCTCGGCACCGCGGCCGCGATGACCTGGCTCAACCCGCACACCTACCTGGACACGGTGGTGCTGATCGGCTCGCTCGCCAACAGCCACGGATCCACCCTGCGCTGGGTCTTCGCCCTCGGCGCGTGCGCGGGCAGCGTCCTGTGGTTCGTGGCACTCGGCAAGGGCGCGAGCCGGATGTCGCCGCTGTTCCGCTCCCCGCGGGCCTGGCGCGTGCTCGATGCCGTCGTCGCCGTCGTGATGGGCGGTATGGGAATCGCGCTCATCGCGGCGAGCTGA
- a CDS encoding SLC13 family permease, with translation MALLTAIIVLATLAAMTSGRVPAVLALITALVAAGLIGIATPAQLFAGVSNGGVITIAAMLVIAKGVLATGVVSRVTFRLLAGVKTPVQTLVRLIPPVGLISSLINTTPIVAMLIPATKELQQRSGIPARSVLLPIAHATTLAGSMTLIGTSSNLIIAGMAESDGVKLSMFSFVPIAAPVAVIGWIAIVVSSRYLLRSKPKVRKKELTWRAEIPVSGKAVALGKTAEEVGIARTVEYELIDVRRWGESVVPDSPIEEGDILVYRCTDRGVRMLWASPRFGLAPNHLFAVTLDTGYSGSIRDLQDDEDLLVVAAETKKRFRDTRARPGATVYVSTSSREVLNNHPEVGLWQNAAGKAPQTGKTWIALAILLAVILAASFGLAPVELISSAGAVGMVLCGVLTPRSAVRALDWNILAIIAGSIGLGVMVVQSGLGGYISDGIIALSSGSVPAVVAVIAVGTALLTNFVTNAAAASILTPVAIAIANSMGLNPMLLLVLVGTCISFTFLNPYSHQSNLMVMEPGRYTTTTFVRFGIPLTLVSLVTAFAVAWPLLEFWH, from the coding sequence ATGGCGCTCCTCACCGCGATCATCGTTCTCGCGACCCTCGCCGCGATGACGAGCGGCCGCGTGCCCGCGGTCCTGGCGCTGATCACGGCCCTGGTGGCCGCCGGGCTGATCGGTATCGCCACCCCCGCCCAGCTGTTCGCCGGCGTGAGCAACGGCGGCGTGATCACGATCGCGGCCATGCTGGTGATCGCCAAGGGCGTGCTGGCCACCGGGGTGGTCTCCCGGGTCACGTTCCGGCTGCTCGCCGGGGTCAAGACGCCGGTCCAGACACTCGTTCGCCTGATCCCGCCGGTCGGCCTCATCAGCTCCCTGATCAACACCACCCCGATCGTCGCCATGCTGATCCCGGCCACCAAGGAGTTGCAGCAGCGCTCGGGCATTCCGGCGCGCTCGGTGCTGCTGCCGATCGCCCACGCGACCACCCTGGCCGGATCGATGACGCTGATCGGCACCAGTTCCAACCTGATCATCGCGGGTATGGCAGAGAGCGACGGCGTGAAGCTGTCGATGTTCTCGTTCGTACCGATCGCGGCCCCGGTCGCGGTGATCGGCTGGATCGCCATCGTCGTCAGTTCGCGCTACCTGCTCCGCAGCAAGCCGAAGGTCCGGAAGAAGGAACTCACCTGGCGCGCGGAGATCCCGGTATCCGGCAAGGCCGTCGCCCTGGGCAAGACCGCCGAGGAGGTCGGGATCGCGCGCACCGTGGAGTACGAGCTGATCGACGTCCGCCGCTGGGGCGAATCAGTGGTCCCGGACAGTCCGATTGAAGAGGGCGATATCCTGGTCTACCGCTGCACGGACCGCGGCGTGCGCATGCTGTGGGCCAGCCCGCGGTTCGGGCTCGCCCCGAATCACCTCTTCGCCGTCACCCTCGACACCGGCTACTCCGGCAGTATCCGCGATCTGCAGGACGACGAGGACCTGCTCGTGGTGGCCGCCGAGACCAAGAAGCGATTCCGCGACACCCGGGCCCGGCCGGGCGCCACGGTGTACGTCTCGACGTCGTCACGCGAGGTGCTGAACAATCATCCGGAGGTCGGCCTGTGGCAGAACGCCGCGGGCAAGGCGCCGCAGACCGGGAAGACCTGGATCGCGCTGGCGATCCTGCTCGCGGTGATCCTGGCGGCGTCGTTCGGCCTGGCCCCGGTGGAGTTGATCTCCTCGGCGGGCGCGGTCGGCATGGTGCTGTGCGGGGTGCTCACCCCGCGCTCGGCGGTCCGCGCGCTGGACTGGAACATCCTGGCGATCATCGCCGGCTCGATCGGCCTCGGCGTGATGGTGGTGCAGAGCGGCCTGGGCGGCTACATCTCCGACGGGATCATCGCGCTGTCGTCGGGGAGTGTCCCCGCCGTGGTCGCGGTGATCGCGGTCGGCACGGCGCTGCTGACCAACTTCGTGACCAATGCCGCGGCGGCGTCGATCCTCACCCCGGTCGCCATCGCCATCGCGAACTCGATGGGGCTCAACCCGATGCTGCTGCTGGTCCTGGTCGGCACCTGCATCTCGTTCACCTTCCTGAATCCCTACAGCCACCAGTCGAACCTGATGGTGATGGAACCCGGGCGGTACACGACGACGACGTTCGTGCGCTTCGGCATCCCCCTGACCCTGGTCAGCCTGGTGACCGCCTTCGCCGTCGCCTGGCCGCTCCTGGAGTTCTGGCACTGA
- a CDS encoding LysR family transcriptional regulator ArgP — translation MELSSDGLRTLTAVVQEGSFDAAATALDLTPSAVSQRIKALEQSVGRVLVRRTKPARPTVDGEILLRLGRQWQLLVDEAGAEFALQEAVADDPRDRPRVAVRIGCNADSLATWFLPVLADFHRAHPVTVEVRRDDESVTADLLRSGDVIGAVTSDPIVVRGCRTLALGALRYFPVASPEFVAHWLPHGPVAADVARAPMMMFDQNDAVQRQTLAQLAPMAGRLSPPVNLMPAASEYRRAIAAGMGWGAIPQTELDDPVIGAGLVRLSDEPIDVPLYWQHWGLRSPLLGALTELVVVHAAVGLVPVSESSSTGR, via the coding sequence ATGGAGCTGAGTTCGGACGGATTGCGGACCCTGACGGCGGTGGTGCAGGAGGGGTCGTTCGACGCCGCGGCCACCGCCCTCGACCTGACTCCCTCGGCGGTGAGCCAGCGGATCAAGGCGCTCGAGCAGTCGGTGGGTCGCGTCCTGGTCCGACGTACCAAGCCCGCGCGGCCGACCGTCGACGGCGAGATCCTGCTGCGGCTCGGCCGGCAGTGGCAGCTGCTGGTCGACGAGGCCGGAGCCGAGTTCGCGTTGCAGGAGGCCGTCGCCGACGACCCGCGCGACCGGCCGCGCGTGGCCGTGCGGATCGGGTGCAACGCCGACTCGCTCGCGACCTGGTTCCTGCCGGTGCTCGCCGACTTCCACCGTGCGCATCCGGTGACGGTGGAGGTGCGGCGCGACGACGAGAGCGTGACCGCCGACCTGCTCCGGTCCGGCGACGTGATCGGCGCGGTGACCTCCGATCCGATCGTCGTGCGCGGCTGCCGGACCCTCGCGCTCGGCGCGCTGCGCTACTTCCCAGTGGCATCGCCCGAGTTCGTCGCGCACTGGCTGCCGCACGGGCCGGTCGCCGCCGATGTCGCCCGGGCCCCGATGATGATGTTCGACCAGAACGATGCGGTGCAGCGGCAGACGCTGGCCCAGCTGGCGCCGATGGCCGGCCGGCTGTCGCCGCCGGTCAACCTCATGCCCGCGGCGAGCGAGTACCGGCGGGCGATCGCGGCCGGCATGGGCTGGGGCGCGATCCCGCAGACGGAGCTCGACGATCCGGTGATCGGCGCGGGTCTGGTCCGGCTGTCCGACGAGCCCATCGACGTCCCGCTGTACTGGCAGCACTGGGGCCTGCGGTCGCCGCTGCTGGGGGCGTTGACCGAGCTGGTGGTCGTGCATGCCGCCGTCGGACTGGTACCGGTGTCCGAGAGTTCATCTACCGGTCGGTAA